Part of the Vulpes vulpes isolate BD-2025 chromosome 6, VulVul3, whole genome shotgun sequence genome, GCTGCTCCGGAGGACACGTGATACCTGGGACGCCACCGAAGTGGGATGGCCCCAAAGGGacaaaagggggggaggggggctttcTTGTCACTAAGATTAACAAAACCCCACGATGCACGTGAATAGCATAATACACAGCAACGGATTGCAACGTCGTTCCTCTGCCTCTCGGGCGAGCCCGGCCTGGCCTGCCCCGGGAGGGGACCAGGCCAGCGTGCCACGGCCAGGCTGGGCCAGGACAGCCGGCGGGAGGGACGGGGGCCGCAGGCGCGTGGCTGCGCGAGTCCTCAGCCTTTTCCTACGTGAGGCTAATCGTTCTGAAGGCCAAGGCCGTGTCTGGAGACCCGgatgaaataaattagagaagCGCGCAGGACCCTTCCTGGGGCCGCCGGTCTCCCCATCCCCGGGGGCGCGGCTCCTCCCAGCGCATCCGGGACTACACACGACATCCCAACGGTCCCGCCGGGCTTCCTCGCCGGCGCGGGGGCAGCGCGGCGCGGCCAGCGGCCTTGGTCACGCCGTGCCGCTGGCCGAGTAGGAGAACTGCGGGAAGTGGGGCCTCCGCTCGCTGTCCTCGCCCTCCATGTTGTCACCTGCAGCCGGGCGGGCGGGAGGCGCGCTCAGACCCCGGGGGCGCTGCCGGGCAGCGGGCGGAGGCGGCCCCAAGGCCCTCCCGGGGCAGCTGGGCGGGCTTCCCTGCTCACCTTGGTCGGGCGGCGTGATGGTGATCATCTGGGCCGTGAACTCCTCATCAAAATACCTGGTGTCCGTCTCCGACGTGACCTGAGGCTTGAAGGGCGGACTGAGCTGTGGGGGGGGTTAGGGGCGGCAGGTCAGGGGCTGAACTCTGCCCTGCCCCGGGGCCTGAGCTCTCCCCCTCCAGGAACCCCCGGGAACGGGGCTCTGGCAGGGAGATGCACAGAGGGGGCGGCCTAGGCCCTGCACACGCGGCCCCCCCAGTAGGGGCCCCCCGGGCCGGGCTCCCGGGTGCCCCGCAGCTGGCCCCGCAGCTGGCTGGCTCTGCAGGCCCAAGCCCCCGCGCAGAAGGCCACAAGTCCATTCTCTTTTCTAGCTTTCATGACTTTCTGGTTCTCTGACGAGGTAggaaggagatgaagagggactcCACAGGCCAGGATGGGCTCCCAGCCCCACCCTCAGGTACCGTGCACACCCCTTCCTGACCAGAGAGCCACTGGCCCAGCTGCCAGGGGCTTCCACTCTGATCATTCATGATAGAGGGCCAGGCCCATCCCCACGGCCCCCTGACCCCTCACCAGGGCCAGTGAGTAGTATTCCCGTGCAGTGGCTGGGGGTGACCCAAGAAGCAGCCAGTGCTGGGGTATGAGGTGCATGTGACATGCCCCAGGTCCACACAGGGCTCCCAGGGCCCTCCCTGCCCAACCTCCCACCAGGAGAGGAGGCCAGGCCTTCCTCTGCAGGAGCCCTCCAGGGCCTCGCCTGGCACAACGGGGAAGGGACAGTCCTGAGTGCGTGGCCAGGCTGGCCTCATTGGTGGCTCCAGGACAACAGCGCAGCTGGCTGAGTCAGGCTGCAGAGGTTGCGAGGGGAACTGTAGGGGACGTGCCCGTGGGAGGGTCCCCCAAGCAAGCACTGCCCTGCAGTACTCCAGGCTGTCCCTCGTGAGCTAGCAGGGGTCAAGGTTGGGCAGCAGCTGGGCTGTCGGAGGGCAGGGCCCGGTGGTGGCAGACCTCAGGGCAGGGAAGTGGCTGGGAGCTGAACAGGGTGGGGGCGCCCCGTCTCGCAGATGGGgcggaggagaggggaggggaggatggaaaCCAGGTGGGAGTCTATTTGGTGACAGGTGTGCAGCATGCCCTGGTACAGGCTTCCTGACCTGCTGGGCCACTGCGCCCCCCAAGTCCCTCAGAAGGCGAAGGACAGAGGGATGGGGGCAAGCAGCAGCTGCCTCGCTCCTGGGAGGCCTCCTGCATGCGCTAGGCAAGCGGGTGGTGTGCCCTGATCCCGCATGCTCAGAGCGGCAGGACGGACTGTGCACAGGCAGCCTCAGGGACGGGGAATCCTGAGGCCCAAAGCTGACAGGGCGCCGGGTTCGGGGAGTCCACGCCCCCACACTCCCTCTGGGGGTTGGACCGAGGGAGGCCCTGCGGGAGGACCCTGTGCAGGGCTTGGGAGGAAATCCCACCGTGCAGACCCTGTAAGCCTGAAGAAGGGGGGAGAAGCGGGGAGATGCGCCAGGCCACCGCACGCACCTTCTTCTCGTACACGTCCTGCCACACGATGCTAGCGAAGAAGCGGTGCTGCATGATCTCCTTGGCGTCCTCTGAGCCCCCTCCGAGCCTGCGGAGGGACACGTCAGGTGCTGCCATGCCTGGCTCAGGGCTCGGGCCCCTCACCGGGCCCTCCTCCTGCTGGGGTCTCGGGGCAGCAGGGAGGACGGTGCAGGGGGCACGGGAGAGGGGAGCCGGTTTGAGGGTGATGGTCGGGGGCGAGGGATGGCATTGCCTCCCTGGGGGCTGTGGACAACACCAGGCCATGGGCCAGGCTCCTGCACGAGGAGGACAccggggaggcagggcagggtcTTCCTGAGCAGGTGTGAGAGGCTGCGAGGTCCCCACCGGCCCTGGCCGAGGACGTCACACATCAGCCACCAGCGTGGCCCGGAGGCTGGCCCGCTGGCCCTGGGGGGCACGGgcacgggggtggggtggcccACCAGCCTCCTGCTGGCTCAGGGCCGCGGGCTCACCTCTGCTTGGGGTCCTTTTTGAGCAGCcctgagagcagggacttggCCTCGGGGCTGAGCGTGCGCGGGAAGCGCAGCTCCTCCATGAGGATGAGCTCGAAGAGCTTCTCGTGGTCCTGGTTGTAGAAGGGCAGGCGGCCGCACAGCATCTCGTACATGACCACGCCCAGCCCCCACCAGTCCACCGCCCGGCCGTAGTCGTTGTCCTCCAGCACCTGGGGACGCAGGGGCGCGGGTCACAGGCCGCCTGGGGGACACGGGGCCCAGGCCCCCTGGGGACGCAGCAGGTGCGCACCTCGGGGGCCAGGTACTCGGGCGTCCCGCAGAAGGTCTTCATGGTGGCTCCGTCCTTGATGCCTTCCTTGCACAGCCCGAAGTCCGTGATCTTGATGTGCCCGTCCTTGTCCAGCATGAGGTTCTCCAGCTGTGGGGGGGCGGGTCAGTGCCAGCCCCACCCCCTGCGGCGCACCCCCCAGGCCGCTCCCGCCCGCCCACCTTGAGGTCGCGGTAGACCACGTTCTTCTCCGAGTGCAGGTAGTCCAGGGCCGACACGATCTCGGCGCCGTAGAAGCGCGCCCGGTCCTCGGGGAACACCCGCTCCCGGGACAGGTGGAAGAAGAGCTGCGGGACGAGGGCGTGAGGGTGTGCGGGCTGCGGGCCGAGACCCTGCCTCCCGGGCGGGGACCCCAGGGCTCGGGGCCAGCGCCACGCCCGCCGCGGCCACCCTACCTCGCCGCCGTTGGCGTACTCCATGACGAAGCAGAGGCGGTCGTGGGTCTGGAAGGAGTACTTCAGGGCCTGCGAGGAAGCAGAGCTGGTacgcggcccccgggccccgcaGGACGCCCCACGCCCACGGGCCGGTCTTGAATCTCAGCAGGTAGGGTCCCGGAAGCTGGCGATCCTGGGGACCGCGTGGAGGCTGCCCCCGGGCTCGGGGCCCAGCCCGGGACGGGGTACGGTCGGCAAGGGGAGGACACGCCTGGGGCAGAGCTTCCCGGCCGCCTGGCCGTACGGGGACCGAGTCGTCCCCACAAGTGACTGACCCCGGGTCTAGCCCAGCTGCCGGGGAGGAGCCCCATCCACGGAAAACACAGGACAGGCTGGTCTCTACCGGCCACAGGCTCGGGCAGCGGGGATAAGCTGTGCCCCGTGAGCCCTGTCCCCTTGGAGAACCTGCAGGAGGGGGTGCCACcgccagggcgggggggggggcagcgtgCACGGACCCCGGAGGCCCTGTCGAGCGCGGCAGGGTGCTGTGGTCGTGGGGGTGCgctgagggggagggaaggacacAGCCTGGACACGAGCAGCAGGAGCAAGGTGACACAAATCTGAGGCAAAGCCAGCATAAAGAACGAGTCCGGGCAAAAAAATGAGACCTTCTTCTAAAAATGTCCGTCACTTCtcctaagaaaatgttttaaggaaCAGAAACTTCAGAGAAGTACAGCCCCTTCCCTACTCTGCTCCTGCTTTGGATCAGGCGGTCCCCTGGGCTGAGGACACCCTGAGTAGGTGACGCGGCCTGGGAGGGGGGTCCCAGGGAGAGCCCGCCCGGGTGGGGGCAGCGCCCGGCCAGACCCTGCAGGTGAGCGCGGGCCCATCCACACCTTCCAGGAGCCGGCCGAGCCCTGGACGGCGCTAAGGCTAACAGCTTTCCGGACGCTCCTCCTGGGCCGAGGGCCCCCCAGGATGAGACCCTCCTGGCTCCAGCCTCAAGGGGGGAGCAGCCGGAAGGGGGCGTGCAGGGCAGGCACGGGGGCTTGGGGGCCTCCCAGGGCCTCGGGCAGAGCGGGGGGAGGAAGACCCCATTCCGTGCACGGGGGCACAAACCACCCCCGCCTCCCGGCATCCTCGCAGGTGTGCCCACCCTCGGCCAGGCACGCGGGGCTTCCGCGGACAGGCTGGTGGCAGGGAGCCCCCGGCCCAGAGCCTCACCCCTGCAGGCAGCCCGGCGCCTCCAGGACTCACCGTCAGGAAGGGGTGCCGAGAGTTCTGGAGAACACGGTTCTCCGTGAGCGTGTGGGCAACCTCGTCCTGGAAGACAGAGCCCGGTGAGCCCCgcctgcccctgcccgcccccacaCCCCGGCCAGGCCCCGGCCCCGTGCCCCACCTTGGCCACAATGACCTCCTTCTTCAGGATCTTCATGGCGTAGTAGCGGCCCGTGGCCTTCTCCTTGACCAGGATCACCTTCCCAAACGTGCCCTTCCCCAGCAGCTTCAGGTACTCAAACTCGTTCATGGTCTGTGGGGCAGCGCCTGGGGTCAGGGGGGCCCGGGCCCCCCCACAATCCCGCATCCCAGCCCTACTCCTCCCACAGGGCTCCCGGTGGCCACAATGGGGCGGCCAGGCCCCTCCGAGCTGGGGAAGCGCCTCACCACACGGTGCTTGGGCTTGGCCAGGGACACCTCCATCTCCTCAGCCCCCGAGTTGTCACTGGGCGAGCCCGACCGGAAGTCCAtcatctcttcctcctgcctcttgaGCCCGTCGGCCACTGTCTGGATGGCAGTCGTCCACTCCTCCCTGCAGGGCCGGCACGTAAGGCCCCGTGACCCCGGCCTGGACACGGGGGACAGCGAggcctggctccccacagggcgtGTGCCCTCCCCACCAGGGAGCAGAGGCCCGGGCACCCAGCCGCCCCGTGCATCCATCTCATACCGCTCCTCGGGTGTCTCCACGTGGAAGGTGCGCTCAATGACCGTGGTCCACTGCAGGCAACGGATGATGAAGGTGTTGGGCCTGGGCCGCTCAGTCTTCATCAGCTGACAttctgggggcagggctggcaggtGAGTCTGCACCCCCCCCACAGGGcccacctgcccccgcccccgggaccccacCACCAGGTCATGCAAAGCCCTATCCCATTCCCA contains:
- the AKT1 gene encoding RAC-alpha serine/threonine-protein kinase isoform X1, whose product is MNDVAIVKEGWLHKRGEYIKTWRPRYFLLKNDGTFIGYKERPQDVEQRESPLNNFSVAQCQLMKTERPRPNTFIIRCLQWTTVIERTFHVETPEEREEWTTAIQTVADGLKRQEEEMMDFRSGSPSDNSGAEEMEVSLAKPKHRVTMNEFEYLKLLGKGTFGKVILVKEKATGRYYAMKILKKEVIVAKDEVAHTLTENRVLQNSRHPFLTALKYSFQTHDRLCFVMEYANGGELFFHLSRERVFPEDRARFYGAEIVSALDYLHSEKNVVYRDLKLENLMLDKDGHIKITDFGLCKEGIKDGATMKTFCGTPEYLAPEVLEDNDYGRAVDWWGLGVVMYEMLCGRLPFYNQDHEKLFELILMEELRFPRTLSPEAKSLLSGLLKKDPKQRLGGGSEDAKEIMQHRFFASIVWQDVYEKKLSPPFKPQVTSETDTRYFDEEFTAQMITITPPDQGDNMEGEDSERRPHFPQFSYSASGTA
- the AKT1 gene encoding RAC-alpha serine/threonine-protein kinase isoform X2, whose amino-acid sequence is MKTERPRPNTFIIRCLQWTTVIERTFHVETPEEREEWTTAIQTVADGLKRQEEEMMDFRSGSPSDNSGAEEMEVSLAKPKHRVTMNEFEYLKLLGKGTFGKVILVKEKATGRYYAMKILKKEVIVAKDEVAHTLTENRVLQNSRHPFLTALKYSFQTHDRLCFVMEYANGGELFFHLSRERVFPEDRARFYGAEIVSALDYLHSEKNVVYRDLKLENLMLDKDGHIKITDFGLCKEGIKDGATMKTFCGTPEYLAPEVLEDNDYGRAVDWWGLGVVMYEMLCGRLPFYNQDHEKLFELILMEELRFPRTLSPEAKSLLSGLLKKDPKQRLGGGSEDAKEIMQHRFFASIVWQDVYEKKLSPPFKPQVTSETDTRYFDEEFTAQMITITPPDQGDNMEGEDSERRPHFPQFSYSASGTA